CCAGGTCGGGATACCGGCTTCCGACGGTTATCGCCGCGGCCAGATCCGCAAAGATAATGAAGGGCAGATATCTTTGCAAGTATTTTGAGACTTGTTGTATCACTATCTCTACGCTTCTTTCAGACCGGCTCTATGTCCCCGCAGCAGGCCGGAAAGCCCATGGCCGATGCTGTCCATGCCCGAGTAGACCACCGGCACCACGATCATTGTCAGGAACGTGCCCACCAGAAGGCCGCTTCCGGCCACGATGCCAAGCGGGCTTAATCGCTCCAGCCCCACTGCGGTTTCAAATATCAGGGGGGAGAGCCCGATGATCGTAGAAAACGTAGTCATCAGGATGGGCCGGATGCGCAGCTCCACTGCGCGGACGATGGCGTCGTTTTTCTCCGAGCCCTGTTTTCTGGCCTGGATGATGAAATCGAGCAGCAGCACGCTGTTGTTGATAATGATGCCGGCCAGAAAGATCATGCCCATGGTGCCGGGCATGCACATGGGCTTGTCAAACAATAAAAGCCCCCACATGGAGCCGGCCACGGCCAGGGGAATGGCCGCCATGATGGTAATGGGATGGGCAAATGAGCCGAACATGGCCAGAAGCAGGAAATAGAGCAGCACAATGCCGATGACCAGGGCCTGGCGGAGCTGCTTTTGAGTGCTTTCCATGTCCGATGCGGTGCCGGCAAATTCGATGTTATAGCCGCCCGGCGGATCCAGACCGGCCAGGGCCTTTTTGGCCATGCCTGTGACCTGGGCGATGGTCATATTAAAGTTGACACCGGTCACATCAATGGTGGCCTGCAGATCCTCCCGGGTGATAAAGGGGCGCTGGGTCTGCGTTTCTACTTCTGCCATGGCCCGCAGCGGTATGGGGCCGAAATCCGATCCCACATAGGCATGTTCCAGGGCGGACAGGCTGTTGCGATCAGACCGGCCGTACTGCACCCGGATGGGAATATCGAGAAAATCTGCAAGCCGCATGGAGGTGGCGGGCACGCCCTGCACCGCTGCGCTGACCTGCCGGGAGACTTCTTCCGGGGAGGTGCCGTACATGCGCGCCAGGGCCGGGTCCACGGTCACATCCACTTGTTTTTGATCAAAATGCCAGCTTCGGCGTACATCGGTAAGGCCGCGCACGCCCTGCAGCCGCTGCATGGTTTGGTCGGCCAGTCGGTCCAGTATCCTGGCATCCGGTCCGCTGATGATGATATCCACGGGCGCCTTGGTGGTGGCCATGGGCGTGGCCCCGTACTCGCTGACCCGGAAGCTTTTGATCCCCGGCACCTGCCGCAGCTTTTCCCGCCAGGTTTCCTCGATCGCCCAGATGGACTTTTCCCGCTGTGTCCGGTCCACCAGTTCAACCGTGATGGAGGCGGACTGGGTGGTGGCGCCGCCGGTGCCAAAGGAAATGGCACCGGGCTCCGAACCGATCACCGAGGAGACCTTTTCGATGCCGGGCTGGGCATAGATGATTTCCTCCACCCGGTTCAGGGTTTTTTCCATCTGCCCGATGCCGTCTGTGGCCGGCAGGTCGAATTCGACAATGGCGATTCCCGTATCCATGGGCGGCATGAGAGCCCCGCCGATAATCGGCGGGATGGTTCGGACACTGAGCACAAAAAAAGCCGCGGCCAGGATCAAGGTGACCAGGCGCCAGCGCAGGGCGCTTTTTAAGATAAATACATAGAAGCGCCGGATAAAACCGACGCCCACATCCACCCATGAGGCGACGCGTTCGGCGATATTCTTCTTTTTCCGTTTCCGGCCGAGTACCTTCGAGGTCAGCAGCGGCACCAGGGTCAGGGCGAGAACCAGCGAGGCCACCATGGTCAGGGAGATGGTCAGACTCAGCCGGCCGATGGTCCGCCCGGGATAGCCGCCGATAAAGATGATGGGCACCAGGACCGCCACCGTGGTGAGCATGCCGGCGGTGATGGCCAGGGCGATTTCTCTGGCGCCGGTGTCGGCGGCGGTTTTGGCATCCGGTTGGCCCTCTGTTCCATCCGGGCCTTTGCCGGCATGAAAATGGCGGTAGATGTTTTCCAGGGCCACCACGGAGGCGTCCACCACCATACCGGTGGCCACGATCAGGCCAGACAGGGTGACCATGTTTAAGGTATAGGGCGTAAACCAGAGCACGGCCAGGGTGAACAGAAAAGAAAGCGGTATAGTGATGCCGGCCACCAGGGCGGCCCGCGCCTCTGCCAGAAATAAAAAGATCACCGCCACGGTAAAGATCACGGCCTCGATTATGGACAGCACCATGCCGTGCATGTTGATGTCAATCAACGGCTGCTGGTCCTGGGTGAGTTCAAAGGCAATATCGGGATATAGGGCGGCGAGTTCCGGCAGAAAGGACTTGACCCGTTCAATGGCGGCCACGGTATTGCCCCCTTCCGGCTTGATGACGCCCAGGGCGATGGCTGCCTGGCCGTTTCCGTGATAGGCAGAGCGCGGCTCCTGTTCGGTAAGTTCCACCTCGGCCACATCGGATATGCGCAGCAGACCACGGCCCGGCCGGCGGATCGGCAGTTGGCGGATTTCGCTTAAATTTTTGAATTCTCCGGCAATACGTACCAGGTATTCGCTGTCGCCCGCATAGATGTTGCCTGCCGGCGCCGAGATGTTTTGTTCGGCCAAAGCCGCAATGACCTCGCCGATGTGAACCCCGTTGGCGGCCAGTTCGTCCCGGTCCACACGTACCCGGATTTCCGGCCGATGCCCGCCGAAGACGTCCACGTCCGCCACCCCCGCTATGGCCAGGAGCCGGTCCTGGATCTGGTTTTCCGCCAGCAGCCGGATTTCGGAAAGATCGCGCCGGCTGTCATTTTTCGGCCGCAGGGCAAGGGTGAGCAGCGGGCGGGCCGTGGCATCGCTTAGGCGATAGAGTTTGGGTTCCTGTGCGTTTACCGGCAGATCCGCCCGGATGCGGGCCATGGCATTCTGCACATCCAGAATGGCCTGGCCCGGGTCTTTGCTGTAGGAAAATTCCGCCATCACGGACGAGACCTGGTCGCGGCTGGTGCTGCGGATACTTTCCAGTCCGCTCAAGGTGTTGATTTCTTTTTCAATGACTTCCGTGATCTTGTCGCTGACATCGTCGGCTGAGGCCCCGGGCTGTACCGTCACCACCACCACCTGGGGCGGAAAGGTATCCGGAAAAAGCTCCGATGGCGTGCGTAGAAAGCCGATAAACCCCATGGCCGCTACCAGCAGGACCGCGGCCGCAACCGCATAAGGATGATTCAGAGCTGCCCGGCTGATATTCATTGCACAACCTCTACTTTCTCTCCGGAGGAAAGGGTCGCCCAACCCAGATAGGTGTTTTCGACCACCTGTGTTTTTGCATCAATTCCCCGGACCGCCGCCCGGTCCGCAGTGCGTCCCAGGAGTTGGACCGGCTTTGCGGAAAGGGTTTTGTCTTTCACCGTAAATACATGGGTCCTGCCCTGCTGCGGGCCTTCGATCAGAGCCGATGCCGGAAGCAGGATCACGTCGGTGAGCTGCGCGACCTTTACGGTGACCGGCAGATAGGCGCCCGTGTCAAGACCGGCTGCGGCCGCCCGGTCCAGCCAGATCTCGGCCCGCATCATTTTCGCCTTGTCCAGGGCCGGCTCCATGAGCCGGATTTCGGCCTTTTGCATGCCGCCATTCACCTCAAAAGCGGCTTTAAGTCCCTTTTGTACTTCGGGCAGGTCCTTCTGGGGTACGTCAAAG
The window above is part of the Desulfosalsimonas propionicica genome. Proteins encoded here:
- a CDS encoding efflux RND transporter permease subunit — its product is MNISRAALNHPYAVAAAVLLVAAMGFIGFLRTPSELFPDTFPPQVVVVTVQPGASADDVSDKITEVIEKEINTLSGLESIRSTSRDQVSSVMAEFSYSKDPGQAILDVQNAMARIRADLPVNAQEPKLYRLSDATARPLLTLALRPKNDSRRDLSEIRLLAENQIQDRLLAIAGVADVDVFGGHRPEIRVRVDRDELAANGVHIGEVIAALAEQNISAPAGNIYAGDSEYLVRIAGEFKNLSEIRQLPIRRPGRGLLRISDVAEVELTEQEPRSAYHGNGQAAIALGVIKPEGGNTVAAIERVKSFLPELAALYPDIAFELTQDQQPLIDINMHGMVLSIIEAVIFTVAVIFLFLAEARAALVAGITIPLSFLFTLAVLWFTPYTLNMVTLSGLIVATGMVVDASVVALENIYRHFHAGKGPDGTEGQPDAKTAADTGAREIALAITAGMLTTVAVLVPIIFIGGYPGRTIGRLSLTISLTMVASLVLALTLVPLLTSKVLGRKRKKKNIAERVASWVDVGVGFIRRFYVFILKSALRWRLVTLILAAAFFVLSVRTIPPIIGGALMPPMDTGIAIVEFDLPATDGIGQMEKTLNRVEEIIYAQPGIEKVSSVIGSEPGAISFGTGGATTQSASITVELVDRTQREKSIWAIEETWREKLRQVPGIKSFRVSEYGATPMATTKAPVDIIISGPDARILDRLADQTMQRLQGVRGLTDVRRSWHFDQKQVDVTVDPALARMYGTSPEEVSRQVSAAVQGVPATSMRLADFLDIPIRVQYGRSDRNSLSALEHAYVGSDFGPIPLRAMAEVETQTQRPFITREDLQATIDVTGVNFNMTIAQVTGMAKKALAGLDPPGGYNIEFAGTASDMESTQKQLRQALVIGIVLLYFLLLAMFGSFAHPITIMAAIPLAVAGSMWGLLLFDKPMCMPGTMGMIFLAGIIINNSVLLLDFIIQARKQGSEKNDAIVRAVELRIRPILMTTFSTIIGLSPLIFETAVGLERLSPLGIVAGSGLLVGTFLTMIVVPVVYSGMDSIGHGLSGLLRGHRAGLKEA